Below is a window of Leishmania major strain Friedlin complete genome, chromosome 29 DNA.
accgtgtgtgtgtgtgtgtgtgtgtgtgtgtgtgtgtgtgtgatttGCCACATATAAAGCAACGGTTGATGTCCTCCTCGACCTTTAGCCTCAGCCCCCTGCACTACATCTCGGCGCGACGCGCAAGTGCCAAATCCGCAACAGCGGAAAGAAGAGAGCCGAAGCACACAGacatgcagagagagaagctaGCAAGCAAGAACGTCATACAACCGAGGAGGAGTCATCAGTGGGAAGAGGGCGTGCGCGGCAAAATGTGGGCCAAGCGTGATCACCACGTAATCCACGtgctcgccccccccccctcgttCCATTCGTCTCTTGTTTTTCGTGTTCGAAGTGCTCAACAACTCTTAATCCAGAACCACAGGCATACAAACGCCACCATGGTCCTTCGCGACCATGGTGTACAGGTCGTTCCCCCATCCCCACCTTTCCAGTCAAGACACGCTGCCTGTGCGCTCTTGGTGCGTTGCACAGAGCACCACGCAGCATTCAGCTTCGCTATAAGTAAAGCCGACCGAGCACACCAACAgaacaaaggaaaaagaagtaggggagagggaggaggcagagacAGTCGCACACCGAGGCGAAGGAAAtgagagaagaaaaacggTGAAGGCTAAAAAAAAGTGCATCTCCAcctccccgccgctgccacaccacgcgcacgcaccgagacgctcacgcacgcgcgcactgTCCCTTCCTTAGCCTCCCGCCCCATCCGCCCCTTTCTTTCTCCACCCTCTCGCTGTTTTGCCTTGACGCTACGCGCATAAAGATGCGCAGCCGTGGAACTCCTCACTTGCCACTTCCCCTTGCGTTTGGAGGGCTGCCAACACGACGTGTCTCTGTGCGTCCATGTGCGCATATGCGGGTGTACCTGTCCCCATCCCAGCAGCTGTCGTTGTAGATGGTGGGGgtgagagaagggaagggggagggggtgccgCAAACATCGGTGAGGGTGCCCAGAGCGAAAACGACGAAGAAAGAACTGAGCCATGAAAGACAAGAGGGCGAAACGAGGAAGCCAGACACACCGACAAGAGCGCGACTCACATCGAGCCAAAGACGGAAGGCAGAGTGATGCGTCAACGGAGAACCAGTGAccgggaagagagagggaggagaaagacgaagaaaaaaaagggagaggagacttgggcgcgtgcgtgtgcgtcttcACCGGGTAAAGCGTGTCATTTCCTTTCGCACCAGGCAGGCAGagcgaaagagaaagagagagaggctcgcgcgcgcacacacacacgcacgcacgcgcccacCAGTGCTGTAGCCTTTCATTCTGCACACATGAGCGAGCGGCCTGCCACCGTGTACAAGAGGTAGGGTGGGGGAGGCCGCGGGAggggcacagagagaaaggtaATCGAGAAATAGCAAAGAGACATGCTGAAAGCTCGAACAGACATTCCCTCGCTTCCGGCCCCGCCATCACACATAAGCACCggtacacacgcactcaGAGATGCACCCTCccaaagagagaagaagagcgcAAAGACGAACACGAGTGACCGCCACAGTTGgcagagtgtgtgtgtggggggggggacgaaaaaaaaaataaaagaAAAAGGCAACACACATGTGAAAGCCCACAGTGATGGGGGGCACCACTTCCGCTCGATGAACCGCCCCTCCCGTCCACTCCCTTCCATTAGCTCTTCTCCCTTACCTCATGACGAAAGTGGGGGATCTCAGCGCGTGGTAATATCACGCGGTCCAGTCCCCACCACACTCTCTGTgaggaagccaagcagccctcccctcccttaTCCCTGACAAAATGCCGTACCACTTCTGGTGGTTACAGGGTCAAGCACCAGTGACGTAGGGAGTTCAGcagcgatgtatcgctgctgatgtcggcggtcaggtcctgcatggcgcggcgtcgaggcAACCCGCGACATTGAATATATTGCATGCCATCCACATGATAGGCAACGTGCCAacgtgactcgagcgtatctcACCCGACCCTCGCATGGCccactgctggtgtggggagcctgcgccaccccgagggggatgcaccaaGTGACGCCCGGCAcgatgggagcggctgtgggTTGGCCTGCGAGGCCGGGGTGGGTAGAGCATGAGGCGGGGGCCGTACTCGCCGGTGACCGAGTCGGCGCATGGCTGtaacgcgtgtgtctacggcttcttcgcaccacgcgatgggggcTCTGTGGGCAGGCCATGGGGGGAAGGGCCGAGTGGGGTTGAGCGCGCGTTTGCATGGCAGAGAATGGACATGCTGAAAAGCTAAACGATCgtttctctcctcctcctcctccaaaTATACAGAAAGACAGGAACAGGCACACATGACGCGAGTCGATACACAAAACGAAGGAAAACACAAGGAGGTGGGGCGCATCGCGGGAGCGCCTCTCACACACGAACAAATTCAGGTGCGCAGGTGAATGGACGCcgctcggcggcggtgtcgagTGATCTTAATAATAAGTGAAGTGAGGCGTGCTTCCTACGCACGACAACGGTGCCCCAAGCCTGTCCTCCCGACACACGATGCGCGCACatgcgagggagagagtgagagagatTCCCTGTATATCATCTCACGGAGAGCGACGAAGGCACTTGACAGGGCAAAAAGGATGTGGAGCTGCTCAGCACAGCAGAAATAAACCCCGTGCagcttgtgcgtgcgcgtgtgctcagACTCCTGGCGCTACCAATACACACTTCAGGCACTCACACGTGTgtggcggagcgggtggGGAAACGCGAGAGGGGAAGACAAGCCGGAAAAGGGAGCCGCGCTCAACGCGAGAACGAACCTTGTTCTGAGGCTGTTCCGCCTGGACGCCCTCATCAGAATTTGTACATGTCGTCCTCGGCCACCACTTGCATTGCCATGGTCTGACACACTATCTGTTGCATGATCTTCGTCGCCACAGCCGTGTTCGGGCTCAGTTGGGCGGCCGTCAGAGGACGCCCGGTGATGGGGCAGACGGAGCCGTTCTGCTCCAGCCAGTTCATGATGGCCTCCTTTTCGTACGTCTGCCCGTACGGCGAGGAGACAGGGTTCTTCATGACGGCGCCAGTCAGTGCGCACAGCAGGTCGGCGTCCACGCCCTCGACACTGTCCTGCTTTGCACTCGGATTCACCTTGTGCCGGATTGGCGCGGCCGCCTTGTCGATAGAGATCTTGTTCTTCTTCTCCGGCCTCAGAGGCGGTATCTCGCTCAGCAGACGCGCGCCACCAGCCGGGGCAGCCGGTGCGGCCACTGGCACCTGCTGCACGGTCAGCTGTGAGATCATGGCAAGGAAGCAGCTGTCGATCCACTGAAATGTGGTCGAATCCTGCGCGATGAGGGTGTCGGCCGTGACACGACGGAACTGTCGATACCACGCCTCCGTGAAAGGCAGCCCGCAgccgcccacctccttcTTCAGGAAAGCCTCAACGGTCGATCGCAGCGCCGCACTCGACAACTCTGGCAGCAGGTCGTCCATCGGATAGCTGGGCTCTTCGCCCATGGCATCGACGTTGCACATGAAGTGGAGGAGGTTGATGTACATAACCATCATTTGCCctgacacacgcgcatccgCCACAATGGGGCGGATGGACAGCTGGAAGAGGTCGTGGAAGAAGGTGCAGAAGATGCGCAGCTCCTggctcgcctcctccatgtGGTACGCTGCGAAGGCGCCGAAGAGGAAAGATAGGCTGAGGGAGTGCAACAACTGTCCAGCGACGCGCGGCGCCTGGGCGGTCATCGTCTCATGCAGATTTGAGGCCAGCGACTGCACATACATCATCACCGTCCCGTCGAGTAACGTCGTGGAGAGAAGGATGTGCTGACGCCACTGTGTCGACTCCTTCGAAGAGAACTTGAAGATGTTCATGATGGTCTGCATCGTGTTGTTCACAGCGTTCTGAGCCAGCTGCGGTACCGTATCCGAGCTTGCGATGGCGTCGCCGAGCACGTCGCTCACCACCTGGATCGCCTGCAGACGCAGCATCAGGTTCAGCATGAAGTCCACCTTTTCCGTGAATTTGTTGCAACTGTGCTCCTCGATCTTTTCCCCAGCCCCGAAGAAGGCCTGCGGCTGGGTGAAGCCTAGCAGACCGCTAATGCAGTTGCACCGCAGCTCGAACTCGTACGGAGGCTCCTTCAGCAAGATAGCCAACAGCAGCTGAATCGCAAACTGCGTGTTGTGCTCCGCAAACTCGTGTACGGCCGCAGCCTTCAGATTGTAGTCCATCacgcgcatcagcagcactAGTACGTGCTCTGACATGCGGCCTAGCTCTGAGTCAAACGGCATCGTACCCTCGTCTTTGATGGACTTCTCGAAGATACTCGTCATGTCCTCCAAGCACTCGAACACCACCGACCGCACCGGCTTGTGGAGGGAGAAGTTGTTCAGCAGCAAGCAGAACTTCGTcttgcggcgcagcggcacagcctTCACATCAGCGTTGTTCAAGTACTGCGCCACGACTACGCGAGAGACGCGGCGCACAGCCtcgccgacgacggcagcatcGCCCCTGTAGAACCCGCCTGCATTTGAGATGTCACTCATTTGAATCCATTGGTCGAGCTTGGCATCGTCGaccgcggcaccgctctGGATGTAGGCGTCCAGCTCACCAATGCTCGCCATGCTTGAGATGAGTGGGTTGGGCTGGgttggggaaggggagggggggggaataGGGTAGGAGGAGCGGGATGACCGTATGCACACAGACCAGGCACGAAATAAGACAAACCGAAGCACAGGCGAGAAAGGCGGTCAGCCCTGCGCAGCTACCGGGTTCCGGGTATGACCAACAGCGGCAAGGCGCCGAAAAGAGGCGTTCGACAAGGGCGGTGCCTTTCCTGATTGAGGTGGGCTGTTGTCTGCGTAGGCAGTGGggtatgtctgtgtgtctgtgtgtctgtgtgtacaCAAACGCGGACGTGTTGTCTATGACGGTGGCCAATGCTTCTCCCGCTCCGCCGCTTCCTTTTAGTTATCACTGTAAAGCacaggagaggagggaggaagacggACCTGCACACGatgctgcacacacacacacacacagagagagggaaggctGGCAAgtgaggaggggtggggtgctAAGTATTGGTCTATGTTTGCCTAAAGAAAGAAGAGCAGTTACGTCTGCAGAGGGAGGTAGGGAAAGATGAAGGAGCGAAAACAGACTGAGCGTGCGCACAGGTCCGCGCGTACGGtggatgcgtgtgtgtgtgtgtgtgtgtgtgtgtttgtgtgtatatgtatgcGCAGAGCGAATCGACACCAGCAACATCGCCGAGGGAGGCGGAaacgcacgcagcagcggcaaccaAAAAAGGAAGAACAGGTACGATGGGCACGCGCGATGCGGAGAAGAGTGAAacatcgagagagagagagagagagcaagagagaagtGCGAGTGTATGCCAGACGTGAATCCAATccagaggaggagaaggggaggggaatgACAATTTGGCGTTTGCCCCCTTTACGGAGATGTGTGCTCGGACAGCTGATTGCTTCTCGTCTCTCATTTCTTTGGttcctatatatatatatatatatatatgtgtgtgtttgtgtgctccGCGTCAGGGTGGTGCTGCCATCACTGGGATGGCGGTGAGGCAGCAAGAAAAGAAGGAAGTGAAGATGCACGGTGCGCCGGCCTATGTGGGTACGCGTCGGAATCCACACATGCCACTTtcttgcgcacgcgcgttgccacatacatacatactCGCACACTTGACTCCGACTCTCTTGCTCACCCACCCTGCGTCTTCACGTGTCGGTGATTTTCCATTCTATATCGGCCTTGTGTGATTGTCGCTGGCACGCACACTCATTCCGTCGGCAGCATCGCAAAGAAACCCCAAAGCGTGACGTCGAGACGCAAGCGCCCCGCGCGCCCTCTCTCACGCGTATTCGCCCACCGCAACAGACGCGAGACGCCGCTTCACTGGCCCTCTGCTGCGTCGCTCTCGCACTCTATTTtctccgcacacacacacacacacacacacacagagacagagaaagagacagaCCTGAAtatgcacgcgcacaacaTTCCACCGTCGTCACCCTTCTCCGCCCCCAATGCGACTCACGAAGAGGCGCGAGGGGCACGGCACAGCTACGCCAGTATCTCGCCCGTCTTTTGGCCTTCACTCTCCTGGAGTGCGCTTACGGAACGCTCAAGGTCTGTGTAGAgaggccgctgcagcagcggcatcgcagTCCATTACGAGCACGGCGGTGTCGAGGAGGTCGAGGTTGTCGGCAGATAAGGCCGGGAGGCCGGCACAGGCTGTGACACGAAGAGTAGCGAGGTGCTACCGCTGTTCGACGAATCGAAGGCGGAGGTCTGCCCTagtgctgccgctggagcgGTGGGACCTGCAACAGGTGGGCAGCCTGAGtcagtgctgctgcgcgataCGCTGTCCGCCACTTCCAAGGCGTTGGCACGGAACGCGCCATCGTCACGCTAGAGGAATCACATGTGCGTCGGAAAATCGCTCCGAGGAGGCGaagtgcagccgcaccgtgTCGCTCGCGGCGGGAGGCGTGGTGCTGCCATCAGCGGTGTCGGTGCTGGCCCTAGACCTGCTGATAGACACGGGGGCTCACACCTCCGACATGAGACGGCGCAGGGCAGTGAAAGAAACAGACACGCCGCCTTTGCctgccttcgcctccgcagcATGGGCCGCGGTTCCTGTCGCTACCGTGTCTATTGCTGCTTGATCGGCGGCCGCCCGCGCACGTGGCGCCAGCTCATTGGTGGCAACCGTGGTGCCACTTTTGCGTGCAGCCTCGTCgtcccgctccgcctcctccccccacaccccGATGCGGTCAACGCGCACCATCCGAATTGTCGCCGAGGTCACGCCGGAGAGCGTGTGCCACCACCAGTTCACCCacaccgcagctgcggacacgcggccgtcgctgctctgcctctgcgtgtTGGTAGCAGCcacctcctcggcctccttGCACTGCCGCTCTCGGCTGCGGTGGAGAGAGGTACGGCGGCTGCTGAAAGTCGACGCGAAGAGCGGCAGGTGGGCCGAcgaggctgctgcggtggaggcggaggaagCAGCGCCCGATCCCGCCTGCAACCGTTCCCACAACCGACGCACCGATCTCAGCGTAAGCACCCACCAGCCCTTttctgcggcgccgccgccgccctccggCGTCTCTCCGCCTGCCACGCGCTGAAGACCAGCaatgacgctgccgctgccggagtAGTACTGCCGGCAgtacggcagcacacgcatgtgGTGCGCCGCTGAAGCGGCTGCAGAAGGTGAGGGGCAGTCCCTGAGATCACTAGGCAGCACGGCGTCTATCATCTcagccgccgcagacgcgATGGTTGCTGAAGGGCCGCGAACGGTATTTGACAGACCGACCTTGGCGAGAGCTGCAGGTGTAGTGCCGCCCTTGAGAAGGCTGGACTCgtgcaccaccagcaccaggTTCGCGTGCCGTGAGAGAAAGCTGTCGCTTAGCTCCTGTATGAACTGCGGGGTGACAGGGACGCCGTCGTGCATGTACAGCAAGAATGTGATTCGGCGCCGTGTGAGGTTCGCTtgcgtgcaggtgtggaGCACAAGCTTGTGCTCCGTGTACTGGCGGCCAAGCGGGAAGGTGCGAATGATCATGCGCGGCAGGAACCATGTGTTGTTAAAGGACACACGCCGAATGCGCTCCGCGATGCGCTTCTCGACGTACtccatcggcagcggccgctcgATGTCGACGAAGAAGGGGAACGGGGCGTGCAGCGAtagctcgcgcagcaccgccgttgccgcagcGTACTCCTCAGCGATTCGCTCCTCAGCTGGTGCGGTGCAGTCACTGCCAATCGGGATGACCGTCATCGGCCGCCGTTGGTCGTCGTAGCCGAGGATCAAGTAGGAAGCCGAGGAGAGAAAcacgtcggtgctgctgagcCGATGCTCCTCGCGACGCCGATCGGCGATCTCGGCCTGCTCGAAGTAGTCTGACGCCAAgtcggccgccgcctgcgtGCTCCACGTGTCCCTGTCGTCCGCGGCGGTCCGCGGCACACAAATCTCCTCCCACGGTGCAAACATCCTGAAAAGCGAGTTCGCGACAAGCTGCGACTCAAAGTCGATCCCGACCACGTTGAGCATAATGATGCTCGCGAGAAAAAGCCATGTGAGGAGGGACCAGTACGAGGAGAGCACATACGACATGGGCAAGTTCCACGCGCACCGTTGCTTCATCATGACGCTCTCCTTCAGGCTCAGCttgtgcgcttgtgtgttGAGGAAGCGCCACATGTTCAGCGTCGTCGCGATGCGGGACCGCGTGGTGGACATCGGCAACTGTAGGTCAATGGCTGCGTTGAGCACGTACGTGTACCGAGGGTTTCGACCGGCAGACTCGGCTAGCACCTCGCGCAAGATCATGACACTCGCCCACGGCGACAGCGTGAGCGGGAGGGAGCTGACGAGAAAGCGCAGCTCCGCGGGTATATCGTTCGCACCGCCGTGCGGGTCGTTGCCCGCGCCTGCCCTCTTCGAACCAGGCCCCGCCTGCGCGTCCTCACCGTctgcctccacctcctcctcggcagcgccactgGCGCTGGTGTCACTTCTGACGtgacgacgccggcgtcTCCTAAAGCCCTCGCCATCTGCAGAGGCCCGCCGCTTCTCCCTGCGCTCAGCAAGCCGGCGGCATGTTGTCTCTGGGGCCTCGGCCACGTTCACCAGCAGAAAAATCTTGCGGCGGTATTCGTCTTGTATGTTCGGCACCGGCACATGCCGCGTCACGAAGGCGAAGAGCTCGGTGCTCACCACAATCGGCCGCTCCGAGTCGCTTGAGCTCTCGGCCACCTGCGCCTTGACCAGCTCTTCAATAAGTATGAGgaagcgctgccgcagcatcgGTGACACAGAGATCCGCGGCGGCCCAGCTGGAGctgaggcggaggcgccaTGACAAGGAGCAGCGGTCTTTGCTCTAGTGAAGCCGTCCTCGCCTGCTGCCTCAGAGGCAGCACTGGCGGCACCAAGGTCGACAGCAGCATCGCTGCGGGCGACAGAGCTAGTCTCAGAGTctggaggggaggagggggaggagagaggggcacCGTCGCCATCCAGCCGAGCGTGATGGCAGCCTTGCGCCTCGATACTTCCCGTCATCACGGCAGAGAGGGTGCTGGAACTAGAAAGCTGCCGgagctgctcctgcacctgctgcttcAGTCGCCGCTGGTCGCGGATAATAGCCTGCATCATCTCTTTCAGGGAGCGGTACGACGAGACGCACAGAGCCCACGGGCTCCCGTCCATCacgtgcagctcctccatctgACCTCGTGCCGTCTGGTCGAAGAGGCTGTAGCTGCCAGCCGTGCTGTCAGCCGAGCCGCTGACAAACAACTTGGTCCCCAGCTCTGCCAAATAGAGCATGTCCTCCTGAGTGAAGGCGTGCCGGTCCCGCCGGGCCTTCTCCTCAAGAGCGGACACGACGTCGTTCAGCACTGATGTGTACAGATCCTCACTGCCACAGCCCTCCACCAACGGCAAAACctggcgcaccaccacctggAGGTTCATCGAGGACCGGTTCACGAGACCGCTCTTCTCCAGCGCGATCAGCGCCTCCGTGATGCTTCGGTCCACAAGGCGCTTGAAGTGCAACTCGCACGCCGCACTCGTCACCATCTCTCGCAGAAGCCACGTCGTCAACGCCGGTAGATGCGGGCTCGTCGCCGAAAGCTGCGACCGCTCGGCCAGCACGTACACGTGCTTCAGCACCTCGTCGCACAACGTGAGAAGGGCCTCGTAGACAGCGGAGGGAGGCGTAGGTGTATGGGCCGATCCACGAATTGCGGCGTCATCACCCTCGCATGACGTCGTGAGGCGCCTGCGCAGCTGAATTACCGCACTTGCCGCTTCGAAGGCGGCCATGGGCACCAGAAGTTTTGAGTTGGCAGGGCCCGGGGTGGAAGAAGCGGCAGAGGACGAGATccacgccgacggcggcggtgccgtggACGCGGGCGGCACCTCTGCATTCGCGACCGAGGTGTAGCGTAGTAGCACAGAAAGAATAAGCACATGTAGCAAGACGAGCGCCTCATcgcgcgacgcggcgccgtcgctcaCGGGCGGAGACGGCGTCGATACGTAGGCCTTCAGCGCCTGAGAGAGCTTTAGAGGCTGCAGATACCGCACAGTCGCTCCCCAAAACTCGTCAGAGGGGATCGACGTTCCTGTGCCAGTCGAAGCGGCACCGATAGCAGCGATAGCAGAAATGTCGGCCATCGTCACCTCGACATGTCGCTCCTCCATACGCATGAGGATGAGCTGGATGTCCTCCATGGTCGGAGGAGGGATAAGAAACCTAGGCGTCCGTGCCGTGGACGACGTGGCGAGCCGCCGATCTGCGCCGGTAGTGTCACCAGGGAACAAATCACctgcggcaacgccgccacAGCCACCGCTCAGGGTGgccgcgcagacgcgctgctgttgctgctgtgccgaCCACATGACAAGCAAAGcacgcagcgacggcgcacgtgcgtaGTAGTCGCGGTGTTCCATCGCAGCCGACTCCTCCTGCAGCCACTTGATACGGTTGTCCTCATCTGCAttcagcagcaggcgcgccaCGTATGGGATCGTAGCGGGAAGCGACGCAGCTGGCGCGGCCAAagccgcctctgcgctggAGGCCTCCGCATATTCTTGTGCCGCTGTCAGGAGGTCGTTGCACGTCAGAACAACCGTCGTCTTCGTGCCCGTGACGCCCAACAACCGTCCATACAGCTCCTCACTGatggtggtgcgcagcagtcgcTCAACGCCTGCGAGCTTCAGCGCCCACAGAAAGTCGTCCCGCACCCGCCATatgccctcctccgcagacgacggcgaggcagacgtcgagggaggcgcagaggacgaggacgagtAGGGGGGCAGCGCTGGGTAGAAGagtgcactgcagcagcacaggcgATGCCCGCACGCGACCAGCCCGtgactgctgccgccggcgcaggGTGCCGCCACGGTGTTGTGTGAGGCGGGCAACACTCCCGAAGCGCAACGGCCCACACGACACTgccggctgcgcagcacagAAAACGGCGAGCGACGATGGCTGCGGTACTCAGCGCTGTCAGCAGTGCCTCGCGGAGGCTCTGAAGGCGCCGCTGGAGGTCGCGAAACACCATGCCCTCGCCCATCACCGTCATCCTCCAGCGATGGAGGCCACGTGAAAGAGGAAGGGTAGTCGTATGTACCCAGGCCCTTGAAGCAAACGGAGATAGATGCGCCAGCGGTGATGGCGGGCCCTCGTGAAAGTCGGGTGCGATGAAGCATGGTCGTCTGGAGGATgcctactgctgctgctttgtGGGTGCTTCTATCCAGCACACCTCACAGACTCCCTCCGCGCGTGCGTTTGCGGTTATTTTCCTGGGCAAGGCATGCGCGTTGTGCATACCTGTGAAGgatgaggagggagagatgtCTGCAAGGCGTACGTGCGTGCAAGTGCGCTAGAAGAAATGGGAGTAAACAACTcgcgcgtgcacatgcgTCAGTGGGGTAGGGGGATAACAATGGGAAAAGGACCGCctcccgcacacgcacacgctcatCGCCGGAagacggtggcggtgagaGTTGTGGGTCTGTGACTGTGCAAgaccgcccccccccccgcttcCGCGCCTCGTGGGATCCCTAATGAgggtgcgtgcgggtgcatGCATTCGCGAGAGAGGCGACGCACGCCAGAGGTGTAGCAGATGATacgaaaagaagagaggcATGATGTagaaaagacacacacacacacacacgagaaagGGCAACAACGTCGACACTGACGGTGCCTCCTCTCACACACTTCTATCCGCTGAGTcacctgtgcgtgtgtgcaacGGCATGTGCCAGTGTACCACCTCGCTTGTTCGAGTTCGAGCGAAGAAGTTCGCTCGACGCGGGCGTTGCGTCTCCGCCACGCATGAATGCGGCTGCGCTGAGAGGCACCAGGCAATCCGACGGCGCCGAAATGTGGGCATACGGCTCTCCCCATGGCTTTCCCATCTTTCATGCCCTTCCTTTCGTGCTTATCCATTGTCACCATCTCTCGGCACACACTCCGCTTACAGGCTTCCCATCTCCAACCTATCCCCCGCCTTGTCACGCATCTcccgcacatgcgcacacaagGGAGGAGCAATGcatcaccacacacacagaagcaCGCATACTTCGTTTACTAACGGGTCCGCTGAGACGGGCGATCGCCACCGTCTCCAGCCCCAGACTTGCCCGGTGCCATCCCAAAGCCAGTGCCAgtagctgcagcgccgccgcccaagTTGAaggcagccggcgcagcaccaggGGCTGCAGGGCCCATGGATGGcgcggaggggggagcacCAGTAGCAGCCGGTGCAATAGTGGCAGAAGGTGAAGCAGCCCCAAAACCCCCAGCCGTTGGCGCTGCCCCGAAACCGCCAGTGGCCGGGGCCAGACCTGCCGCTGGAGCGGCGCCAAACCCGCCCGTCGCTGGAGCCGATGTTGTTCCACCCACTGCTACGCCAAAGCCAACGCCACCCACCGTACCACCCCCTGCTGGTGCGACCGCAGCCGTTGCAGGGGCACCGAATCCCCCAGTGGTCGCCGCTCCAGCTGTACCAGCGGTGGAGGCTGCCCCGAAGACACCACCACCGGATGTCACACCGAAGCCTCCACCCAGCGCAGAGGTGGTGCCTGCCCCAAACCCGGTGatcggcgcagcgccgctcgTGGTGGTGACCGCAGCcagtgccgcagcaggcagctgtggctgctgtggGAGCGGAGGAATGTCGAAGTacgtcgacggcgatgccCGACGGAACAGAGCCAGGCCGTTGCGCTGTTGTTCGGTATCGGCGAAGAGcacgtccgcctccgctTGACCGTACTGGCGCGTGAAGAGTTTGCGGGCAATGTCGGTGCGACTGTGCAGATGCGCGGCCACACAGGAGGAGTCCCGGAGTTGGTTCAACTCGTACAAGAGGGCGGCGTTGATCTGAGCAATCGCGTCGTTCgggatggcgctgccgttgtgGTGACCGTGACGACCActctcgccggcgccgcgcagcggaTGACCTGGAGGCACCAGTGTGGCCTCCAGCTCAGTGAGAGCGCTGCTAACGTGGTCCATGCGACGGCTCAACTCCTCGACCAAAGACACAAAAGGAGAGGCGGCACCGTTGCTCGCGGCGGGACGATATGCGCCACCACGGACGTGCATTCCACTGCCGGCCAGCGATGACGGCAGCCCTTGCTCCAGCAACGGTTCCCACACGTGCCGCTCGTAGTCGCGGATGTTGGCCTCCAACTTCTCGAGACGCTGTAGCTGACGACGCGCTTGCCCTTCATGCTGGTTGCAGTGCACCGCGACAAGATCGACGGCACGGTTGCCGCCACCCTTCAGTGCTGCCATCTGGGCAAGGAGTTTGCGATAACTGGAGGAagacgccgtggcggcagagctcccggtggcgctgctggcggtcacagcggcagccggaTCCGTACCATCGGACTCATTGAAGTACAAATACACCCTCTTGGCCGCGTCCCGCTCCGCGTGCATGAAACTGCGCAGCT
It encodes the following:
- a CDS encoding putative U-box domain protein (previous protein_id=AAZ09528.1), yielding MASIGELDAYIQSGAAVDDAKLDQWIQMSDISNAGGFYRGDAAVVGEAVRRVSRVVVAQYLNNADVKAVPLRRKTKFCLLLNNFSLHKPVRSVVFECLEDMTSIFEKSIKDEGTMPFDSELGRMSEHVLVLLMRVMDYNLKAAAVHEFAEHNTQFAIQLLLAILLKEPPYEFELRCNCISGLLGFTQPQAFFGAGEKIEEHSCNKFTEKVDFMLNLMLRLQAIQVVSDVLGDAIASSDTVPQLAQNAVNNTMQTIMNIFKFSSKESTQWRQHILLSTTLLDGTVMMYVQSLASNLHETMTAQAPRVAGQLLHSLSLSFLFGAFAAYHMEEASQELRIFCTFFHDLFQLSIRPIVADARVSGQMMVMYINLLHFMCNVDAMGEEPSYPMDDLLPELSSAALRSTVEAFLKKEVGGCGLPFTEAWYRQFRRVTADTLIAQDSTTFQWIDSCFLAMISQLTVQQVPVAAPAAPAGGARLLSEIPPLRPEKKNKISIDKAAAPIRHKVNPSAKQDSVEGVDADLLCALTGAVMKNPVSSPYGQTYEKEAIMNWLEQNGSVCPITGRPLTAAQLSPNTAVATKIMQQIVCQTMAMQVVAEDDMYKF
- a CDS encoding conserved hypothetical protein (previous protein_id=AAZ09529.1) — translated: MLHRTRLSRGPAITAGASISVCFKGLGTYDYPSSFTWPPSLEDDGDGRGHGVSRPPAAPSEPPRGTADSAEYRSHRRSPFSVLRSRQCRVGRCASGVLPASHNTVAAPCAGGSSHGLVACGHRLCCCSALFYPALPPYSSSSSAPPSTSASPSSAEEGIWRVRDDFLWALKLAGVERLLRTTISEELYGRLLGVTGTKTTVVLTCNDLLTAAQEYAEASSAEAALAAPAASLPATIPYVARLLLNADEDNRIKWLQEESAAMEHRDYYARAPSLRALLVMWSAQQQQQRVCAATLSGGCGGVAAGDLFPGDTTGADRRLATSSTARTPRFLIPPPTMEDIQLILMRMEERHVEVTMADISAIAAIGAASTGTGTSIPSDEFWGATVRYLQPLKLSQALKAYVSTPSPPVSDGAASRDEALVLLHVLILSVLLRYTSVANAEVPPASTAPPPSAWISSSAASSTPGPANSKLLVPMAAFEAASAVIQLRRRLTTSCEGDDAAIRGSAHTPTPPSAVYEALLTLCDEVLKHVYVLAERSQLSATSPHLPALTTWLLREMVTSAACELHFKRLVDRSITEALIALEKSGLVNRSSMNLQVVVRQVLPLVEGCGSEDLYTSVLNDVVSALEEKARRDRHAFTQEDMLYLAELGTKLFVSGSADSTAGSYSLFDQTARGQMEELHVMDGSPWALCVSSYRSLKEMMQAIIRDQRRLKQQVQEQLRQLSSSSTLSAVMTGSIEAQGCHHARLDGDGAPLSSPSSPPDSETSSVARSDAAVDLGAASAASEAAGEDGFTRAKTAAPCHGASASAPAGPPRISVSPMLRQRFLILIEELVKAQVAESSSDSERPIVVSTELFAFVTRHVPVPNIQDEYRRKIFLLVNVAEAPETTCRRLAERREKRRASADGEGFRRRRRRHVRSDTSASGAAEEEVEADGEDAQAGPGSKRAGAGNDPHGGANDIPAELRFLVSSLPLTLSPWASVMILREVLAESAGRNPRYTYVLNAAIDLQLPMSTTRSRIATTLNMWRFLNTQAHKLSLKESVMMKQRCAWNLPMSYVLSSYWSLLTWLFLASIIMLNVVGIDFESQLVANSLFRMFAPWEEICVPRTAADDRDTWSTQAAADLASDYFEQAEIADRRREEHRLSSTDVFLSSASYLILGYDDQRRPMTVIPIGSDCTAPAEERIAEEYAAATAVLRELSLHAPFPFFVDIERPLPMEYVEKRIAERIRRVSFNNTWFLPRMIIRTFPLGRQYTEHKLVLHTCTQANLTRRRITFLLYMHDGVPVTPQFIQELSDSFLSRHANLVLVVHESSLLKGGTTPAALAKVGLSNTVRGPSATIASAAAEMIDAVLPSDLRDCPSPSAAASAAHHMRVLPYCRQYYSGSGSVIAGLQRVAGGETPEGGGGAAEKGWWVLTLRSVRRLWERLQAGSGAASSASTAAASSAHLPLFASTFSSRRTSLHRSRERQCKEAEEVAATNTQRQSSDGRVSAAAVWVNWWWHTLSGVTSATIRMVRVDRIGVWGEEAERDDEAARKSGTTVATNELAPRARAAADQAAIDTVATGTAAHAAEAKAGKGGVSVSFTALRRLMSEV